The following nucleotide sequence is from Acyrthosiphon pisum isolate AL4f chromosome A2, pea_aphid_22Mar2018_4r6ur, whole genome shotgun sequence.
ataccaataaaagtgaaatttgatttttattagtttcaagctcagcaatttttttataggctTCAATTAAGTGTTGGTCAGTTTCTTCTTTAATGTCTAAAATTCTAGTCAATTCTTTATCTAACATTTCATTTGTATCCAATACTTTTACTAAGTCATTTTCCAGTTTCTAAAGAAAGTTAtgtataagaattaataaatattatacattatatggaGGTAaacttatagttataatacaatttacaacctatgaataatattacctCTACTAAATTATCATTTGTTTGATGTAGTTCTTTGGCTTTGAAGATTTCAATCTTGTTTTCTAATTCTTTAATATGATTTTCTAATTTTGCCAAAGTTAATTCCAATTTGGTATTTGTATCCGATTCAACTTGTATTCTATGCCTACAAAGAAAATAATGAGATAACTAGttataattgtgtattattaaatgtatacgtcTTACATATAATCAGCAATTTTAATttcttgacattttttaatagcaTTCAAATGCTCAATTTCAGCAtctttgttttcaataattatttggtatCCAGTAGTTTTTTTCCGTTCATTTTCAAGATCAATTTCAAGAACTTTTACGTTATCTTTAagctaaatttaattaaaaataaacattttaattaaatatatttatttggcaCTATATGCAAAGCCGtgactaagaaaaatattgagGGGTGGGATGgggtcctttttttttttaagatactggacacttatcatttttatattcaaaaaataataaagattgtTCTGGAAAAATTTGAAGCTTGTTTAAGTAGGGGGTGACTTGGTGATTAAGAATATTTATGAGTGATATATAAAGTACACTAAAGATTTGACTGTAATTAAATCTTTGAAAAGCTCAATTACCGCCACATCTCTTCCCCATAAGTCTGCCCCAGTTGTGACCACACCAAATAtgattcattataaaaaaaaatagtggttTCTCATGTGATGGGTTGTATGACAAATTGAGATTAATGCGAGTAGATCAGAAGTGTCAACAGCGCCATTAAGGagggaaaaataaaaagaagTATAGAGATGCCTAAGATATACTGAGTAGTCTAGTAGTCATGAGGTATGGGAACTCGttcatatatacaaataaaaaaaaagttataaacctTACTTGGTTACTCATGTTAGAGGTGAAGTTTTCTGAACCAAAATCTGAAAATGTACATGTAACTTCCACTGAAATcagatattaataaacatttaatatttctacATAACTTAGGACATGATAGCACAAAAAATATGATTAGCTTACATTCCTTATTCTCTTGTATACCAGACATCAATTGTTGTTGTTCTGAAGCTTGACTAGTTAATTCCTCAATAGTCTTCAATAATTCCATATTAATTTGAtgctttttattttgttcttcaGCTAATAAATTTTGATATCCGACTAACTCATCAGCATGCAACTCTTCATTCTTTTCCAGTTCATTTTTTAAGCGATATTTAtccagttttaaattttcaatatcatCTACCAGAGCTagatttttacttttcaaaGAATCGTACTCATTTTTCAATTCTTCCAATTTTTCAGCAACTTCTACTTTGAACTTTTCAGTATTTaatagttcattttttaatgtcCAATTATCCTGTTGTAAGGATTTAATTTCTTCTAAAtccttttgattttttttaaagtgatcACATTCATTTAAAAGTTCTTCATTCATATTTTCTAAGCACTCTATCCTCtctaattgtaatttattacaatccTTAATtgccgaaatttttttttccaaaatatcttTCATATAAACTAATGGTTGAATTTCAGCTCTCAACTTTACACCTAATGTTTCAAGTTCAGCCAATGTTTCTTGCTTTTTATCAAGTTGTGTTAATGCATCGTTTAACTTGTCTGTTAAAATAGTTTCATTTTTTACTAAAGTATGATTATGATCCTCAAGagcaattttttctaaattcaacatttttatagattctTTTAATTCTTTAAGTTGTTGATCCATACGTTCTGTATCCTTTTCCATTACTTTTATTAGAGCATTTTTTTCTTCCAACTCCAATTTTGTATTGGCAAGTGCTGATTTTAAGTCCtcctaattaatttaataaatcatgtATAATGTCaacacacaaatatttaaaataacgtaaaatattattcttacagATATAGAACTGTggatatttgtattttctttagTAATCTGAGAGGGAagacttaaatttataattgatggCTCACGAATAGAAACATCTTGATGATGGTAAGACATTTGTAAAGAAGGTAAAGTATTGGATTCATTAGGAATCACCCGGCGCATTTGTTCATTTTCACTTATGTGCATGTCAGTTCCAATACTTTTagaaacactataattttgtttattcccGGCATTTTgattctgtaaaaaaaattgaagtagatgataaacaaataattattaaagataattaacaaatacaatCATTAAGATACTATTGCATTGCTACATACCAACTCTTTAATTTGTAAACTATTAATCTGGGTAGATAATGCTTCTATTTGAGATATTTTATTAGCTAATTCaatcttgataaaaaataaatacaattttattaacttttattctaaGTTAAACggaaccaataataataaatacttgtaaattaatgttttcttCAGCAAGATGTACAACTTTTGACTCaagattattaattgtattaggatcaatattttctttttcagcAAGTTTTGTTTCATAAGCAGATAGcatgttcttaaaatattttgttgaatcttttaaagtttttatctaaatattttaattagtaagtcaaaaattaacattatttcatCATTATACGCACCTCATGATTTTGTTCTTCCATAACTTGAGAGCATTGCTTGTTTTCTATAGTaactttttgaagtttttcttGTAACTGTGAAGTGGCCAAATGAacgttgtcattttttaatactcTAAGTTCATCAATTTTCATTTTAGCAGTAGTTAATTGATCACTCTTTTCAGCTAATCGTGTTCTTAACATATCTACTTCAGATTCTAAGCTCTAAAGTAAATAaaggttaatatattttttttattatatatgaaaaattggttttacttttatttgtttattgagCTTATTAACTATGTTTTGTTGATCGGATTCATGCTTAAAAATAGCATCTTCTGATTTGAAAAGTCTGTTTAAACGCTCTTGTAATCTAATGAATACATCATCTAATGTTGCAACTATACGAGCAGGGGAACTATTTTTCTCAATACTTATTTTACTGGGTAGTTCACACCGTTCTctgatggaaaaaataaattattttacgtgagaagttaaaaactttaatatacctaaaactTACGCAACAGAAATATCTTCAGACATTGGTGAACCACATTCTTCAGTAACCCAAAAAGTATCAAGATCTTTAATTCTTTTAGAAATGGTTTTTTCAATATCTTTTAACTAAAACAAGAATagtgtaatacaataaaaagaaatatttaaacaaattgacTGTCTCATACCTGCagtctaattttattaataacaatttcaatatCAGCAAATTCATGACAATCACTTTGAATTTGTTCTTCTAATAAATTTTTCAACCggtttaactataaataaataaatttttgcttaaagatttaaaaataaatatgatgtttatataaaatatattaaatttacttcagTAAGCATATCTTGTTGATTATTTTGTTCCTCTTCTAACATATTTGTTAGTtgattaattgaatttttttgagaactttcattttttataaaatgttctaatcTAGTTTCCTGGTTAagaattatattctttaatgATAGTATCTCAAGTTTCGAAGTATTTAATAGTTCTTCAGTCCTTAAACATCTATTCTCCAACTTAATGTACCGTTCTTCGGCTTCAGTCACCACCTGTtctgtctaaaaaaaataaaagtttttatagaaggaatttaaaacatatttaaaataaaaatacatgtgATCTAAGATCTTCAGTATCCAGTGATTCTTTTTCTCTTTCTCTTTCTTTCAATTGGCATTTTAATGTCtccaatttattatcaaattcttCTCTTTCAACTTCACGTTCAGCTATTTGATCTTTTATAAACTTTTGTGATGACTTTAGTCGCCTATCTGCTACaactaactataaaaaaataaataacgtttattttgtagttgttaATAGTTTAGGAAAACTAACTTGTTGAGCAAGATCatctttatcatttttaatgctTTCAATGATTTTGATATATTCGGCAGaaaattcatcaaataaaacttgtaaattaggccaatcattgtaatttttaattaattcttgcgctataacatatttttatgatttaattaaaatttatttttattatgatattattttgtttttttataaactatttagtaccttttttttttaataatattaaattgtcattGTCAATATCATTGTCTTGTTTTATATCATTAACAGAGGAACTTTCCTTTTCAAGTTGCTctttcaatgatatattttctTGTTCAAGTGCAGAAGTttccataaataattttttataatctgacttctgattttcaagttcctaagtaaaataattaatataaagaattatttgaatacattaatCACCAATAAAGAAATTTGGTATGAGAAAATACTTACttttttgtaatattcaatttctttatcaaaaaatcttTTATGACATATATCATCTGAATTTGTACATAGtaaattttgttcattatttattacatctaataaaatatgaaaacaaaattaaaataaatgaataaagtaGTACTATTTAAAAAGGCGTATcctgaaaatttgaatttttatacagCATTTAATAGCATTTAAtcctctaaaatattttatacattattatgcatattaatatattatgggttAAGTGGATTATTGAACAATGTAAACATTACCGATTTAGATGGGcaatgtagttaaaaataaatattgcctCGTCTATATAGAATTTTCAAGCCTAACTCAAATTTAAGCTAGAAagggtttttatttaatatttttttttataacagtgAAAACTCAGAAACATGGATGATCATTTTAGAAACATATTTTGCATCCAACCAGCAATCAGTTTTCCatgaatcaaatttttattttttatttattctataaacaattttttgaaatattttatttgcgtattttagatttttttgtttaaattttatttatttagtgtcTTAGCTCCTATAACTTTTGAGCATTATTTATTCCTTTTGACTTTTGAGTTATgagcattaaaattattttgatcagCTTTTGAACTATTCATTTTGTCGATGAAATAACTTGACATGgtcatggatataatatattatatcgaacatGCTAGGTAAATAACCCTgtataaactaaattttgaaatacaaacAGAAAAAGTGTACAATACTacatacaataacataatattacttattatagttctgtactatctattaatttataaaaaatacataggtatgcaACGTTAGTCAATGCGTACAAAATAGACAGAAAACATTGAGGAAAACATATTAAGTTGTTAAACCTAGTTAAAAattgaatcatatttttttttattatttatgttacaatGCCCCCTTTCCTTGGccaaaacagtaattttatgaGTTGAAAAAAACACTTGgtaatgaaaaattttatgagATAAACTACATTGCCCatagaatataggtactcaacatACCAGATAATGCAGCAGCTTCTTCGTTTAGCTTCTTTAAACATGTATTCAATTCTAAATGATTATGTTCTTCACTAGTTCCTTCAGTAGTAAAATCAGCTAATACAGAATGTTCGTCAATTAATGATACAATCTCCTCAATGTTTGGTATGAAATGTACTCTTCTTGAACTTCTAATTTCATTAACAGGTTTTTCACAATTATCAGTTGATTCAATGACATTCCTATCACCACTGCCTCTTAAAACTCCACCACATTCCATCCCATTCATACGCTCTACAATCGAGTTGTTTAACTCTTCTTGTTTAGTTAGTAGAAAAGAGCACAAGTATTTGGACAATTGACGGAGGGTAGTTGCTACAGAACGCAAATCGtctctaaaattgtattttattttgttttataaatttaaaaaaacatgtataaaagcaaatataattattataatttacctctCTTGGACAATGTCTTCAAGATCTTTGATTTGCATATCAATACTATCCTGGGATAATACCTAAAAATACAGACATATCATCAGACaaactatcaatattatatatatatatatatttttaagcttacATAGTCTGAAGTTTCAATATCTGCATCATGTCCATTTAGATTGTTTTGAAACAACTTTGGATCAAAAGAATCTATAGATGAAAATCGGTCAACATCGTCAAAAGAAGAACTTATAATtgtctgaaataaaaaaatagttgtaataatttgtaataaattggtatctatataaaagaaataatacttttttaagtttgtATATTTCATTTACTAAATATGAAACTATCTTCTTATGTTTTGCATGAGTTTTTGTTATATCATCTTCAATACGTTTTGTTAATGTATCTAAGTCACAATCCTTAAGATCATTCAAACGTCTCTCAAATTGTTCTTTTAATTCACAAATTTCACGTTCATGATTATTCTTGATTGTTTCCAATTCAGTTTCAAATAAAGATTTAAGATTCAGTTTAAGATTAGATATTTCAGATGAATTTTCACCACACAAGCGTTGTATCTCATTTCGATGTCGTTGTTCATTTTCATCTAGTTCAATTTGGTGCTTTTCACATACTCGTtctaattcttttttataagcatcatGTACCGATTCTAATTCCATGTTGCTTAATTTTgtctgaaaacaaaaataatctataacACTGGCTTCaagaaatgataaaaaaaaaaatatgaattgcaTACAAACAAAAATCACTACGGCAACATAAAATTActttagaattaatttattatttggagCAAACTTAATTTTGATACTCATTTTAACGTGATTTATGTTCGATAAAATATTACCCAAATTAGTTGTAAATAATAgccatcataatttatacttattagtaagtcatcagtataaaaaaatacaaaataaagttcAGATGAAACAGACTTATgatgttaaaaattacattttaaaagtttgaaaagaTTCAACACAAAAGTCCAAAAATGtactacatttaaaacaataaaggtCGACAACAAAGAATTAAAGGCAATTAATACAGTTTAGACTTTGAACTCAACTGATTCGaggaattaaaattattataaaacgttgataattattttgtctaataatttaacagtactatttaaaattt
It contains:
- the LOC100164356 gene encoding putative WEB family protein At1g65010, chloroplastic; translation: MELESVHDAYKKELERVCEKHQIELDENEQRHRNEIQRLCGENSSEISNLKLNLKSLFETELETIKNNHEREICELKEQFERRLNDLKDCDLDTLTKRIEDDITKTHAKHKKIVSYLVNEIYKLKKTIISSSFDDVDRFSSIDSFDPKLFQNNLNGHDADIETSDYVLSQDSIDMQIKDLEDIVQERDDLRSVATTLRQLSKYLCSFLLTKQEELNNSIVERMNGMECGGVLRGSGDRNVIESTDNCEKPVNEIRSSRRVHFIPNIEEIVSLIDEHSVLADFTTEGTSEEHNHLELNTCLKKLNEEAAALSDVINNEQNLLCTNSDDICHKRFFDKEIEYYKKELENQKSDYKKLFMETSALEQENISLKEQLEKESSSVNDIKQDNDIDNDNLILLKKKAQELIKNYNDWPNLQVLFDEFSAEYIKIIESIKNDKDDLAQQLVVADRRLKSSQKFIKDQIAEREVEREEFDNKLETLKCQLKEREREKESLDTEDLRSHTEQVVTEAEERYIKLENRCLRTEELLNTSKLEILSLKNIILNQETRLEHFIKNESSQKNSINQLTNMLEEEQNNQQDMLTELNRLKNLLEEQIQSDCHEFADIEIVINKIRLQLKDIEKTISKRIKDLDTFWVTEECGSPMSEDISVAERCELPSKISIEKNSSPARIVATLDDVFIRLQERLNRLFKSEDAIFKHESDQQNIVNKLNKQIKSLESEVDMLRTRLAEKSDQLTTAKMKIDELRVLKNDNVHLATSQLQEKLQKVTIENKQCSQVMEEQNHEIKTLKDSTKYFKNMLSAYETKLAEKENIDPNTINNLESKVVHLAEENINLQIELANKISQIEALSTQINSLQIKELNQNAGNKQNYSVSKSIGTDMHISENEQMRRVIPNESNTLPSLQMSYHHQDVSIREPSIINLSLPSQITKENTNIHSSISEDLKSALANTKLELEEKNALIKVMEKDTERMDQQLKELKESIKMLNLEKIALEDHNHTLVKNETILTDKLNDALTQLDKKQETLAELETLGVKLRAEIQPLVYMKDILEKKISAIKDCNKLQLERIECLENMNEELLNECDHFKKNQKDLEEIKSLQQDNWTLKNELLNTEKFKVEVAEKLEELKNEYDSLKSKNLALVDDIENLKLDKYRLKNELEKNEELHADELVGYQNLLAEEQNKKHQINMELLKTIEELTSQASEQQQLMSGIQENKELEVTCTFSDFGSENFTSNMSNQLKDNVKVLEIDLENERKKTTGYQIIIENKDAEIEHLNAIKKCQEIKIADYMHRIQVESDTNTKLELTLAKLENHIKELENKIEIFKAKELHQTNDNLVEKLENDLVKVLDTNEMLDKELTRILDIKEETDQHLIEAYKKIAELETNKNQISLLLEQLESKNKIIEAFKHQLDNAEIAMKDQQARSDKDKRSLELKLLDLKKELKESKQKYQEIVNDFEIMKNYVIKKEKNTEGIQLISEKNDNLVLKLDGAEKTATEWKKKYNDLLNENCEIKHKFESLDAECSHLQNKITELQNKLTLSDHYKNRLKIDIQDITTPADLELKHSKLILNLETENVSLTRKLTETREKYNKCRAHLEDIKTMLTSQNLKNIVQENMELCNTRDKLQNEVMELKCCNQDLNRKLFEKKVENNWPVVGNQHITRVEALYHSLVWQKMYLVKLARGKDKLLRFIIQEWPDLDNSIVKTMMQRICAKRKMSKFKIVAISLIAIHRMRLIAVKHIQPKIDLTQSQLDLTHYNLPKKMPWIKC